One Intestinimonas butyriciproducens genomic window, GATCAAGCCGCGCGGGCGCCCAAGATCAAGGCCACCGGATTGGTGGTGAGGAAGAACTTGAGAAGGGTGGTCTGCTCCACCGTCTCCTCGGGGATGATGTGTCCCAGGTAGCGTATTACCCACGCACACAGGAAGAGAATGGCGCAGCCCTTGACGAGGCCCAGGAGCGCCCCTCCGGTCTTGTTGAGAAAATGGAGGCCGGGGAGGCGGGCGACCAGATCCAGGGCGTGGCTGAACACGGTCCAGGCCACCAGGACGATCACAAAGCCGGCGACAAAGAGGATCATGTAGGCCACCGTTTCGGCGATGGAAGCGGCCACGGCGGCGGCCGTGCTGGCGGCCACGTCGGTCATGCCCTGCTCCACCGCCTTGTCGATGGCGTCCACCGCGCTCTGATAGAGCCCCATATCCTTGAGGATATCCAGGATGTCTGCGAGGGGAACGTCAACAGATGCCTCGGGGAGCGCGCCGTCGGAGGAGGGAAGGGCCGCCTGCATCTGCTCCTCCAGCCGGGATTCGATGGCGGAGGCAAATTTGGGTTCCAGGTAGTCGGCCACCTTGGGGGCCAGCAGATCAGCAAGAAAGTTGCCGCCGATGAAGGCCACCAGGACGGCAACCAGGCCGCACAGGGATAGCAGGAGGCCGCGGGACGCCCCGTGGAGGGCGAAACCGGCGAGGATGAGCAGGATAACGACGTCAAAGAGGATCGCAGTGGTTGTCATGATTACACCTCGGTATCGATCGAAAGGGGAAGGAACTGGGACGGATCAGCCCGGAATATAGAGCCGGGCGGTCTCGCCGCCCACCAGAAAGGCGGTACCGTCGCTGCGGAGGACCACGCTGCGGGCGCCCATGGTATTTTCCAGCGCGTCATAGAGCTGAAGATCTTTGGTATAGAGGGTGAGCCCTGCCGCGGTGAGCACGGCCACATAGCGGCCGGAGGCGTCCAGGTCCAGCACTTGGTCCTCCAGGTCCAGAGAGGCCAGCTCCTGGCCGTCAGCGCCCACTGTGACCAGCGCGGCGCCGCTGCCGGCACGGTATTTACCCAGCAGCAGGGCGGAAAAGCCATCGCCATCCAAGGCGTAGTCCTTGAGGTAGCGCCCGGCATAGTCGTAGTGTACGGCGGCGGAACCGTCGGCCCGGGCCACGGAGAGACTGCTCTCACCCAACGCCCAAAAGGCGGAGCCGTCGGCACGGAGGTCCAGAATGGCGTTGTTGCCCAGAGAATAGGAGGCGAAGGGGACGTCGCCATCCAGCGCATAGAGATCCAGACCGCTTTCAAATACGTCCTCATTCTGTCCCACGGTGAGTACGGCCACGGTCTTGCCGTCGTCGGAGAGGAGGCCGTCAGTCACAAACCGGGTGGAAATCCGGATGCCCACCACCGGATGTCCGCCGCTGCTGTAAACGGTGACCACGCCCTTATAGCCGGACTCCCGGGTGGTGACCGCGAAGGAGCCGCCGGGGCCCATTCGGGCGGAGAGGATCTCGTGTCCCTGCTCCGTGTTCAAGACGAAGGAAGTGGAGCGGTCCTCGTAAGTATGGAGAACATTGCCGCCCGCGTCATAGATCAGCGCGGCCGAGCCGCAGGTATCCGCCACGGGCCTGTTGAGGGTGAGGGATTCATTGAGGTATTCAACGCCGCCGGAGGAGTAGAGCCGCACCCCGGCAGTGGACCATACCAACAGATCGTCTCCCACCTGGGAATAACCGCCCTTGCCCGCGCTGTCATACTGGAAGGACTCAGTCTGGCCCGAATCGCTCTTCTCCAGAGAGCGGTAGACGAACCACCGCCTGATGGAATCGAAGTTCAGCCTGTCACGGTAGACCACCGCCGCTACCGCGCCCAGCAGAAGGGCTAGTGTGACCAGAAAGGCCAGCAGGCGGACAAAAATGTTCGGTTTTTTCTTCGGCGCCGGAGGGACCGGCTTCAGCTCTTCCATGTTATGCGCTCCTGTGCGGCGGGATTACAGTACGTCTTCGTCGTACCACAGTTGGGTCATATAGAGTCCGCCGGGTGGGACGGTGGGGCCGGCGGCGGTCCGATTCCTGCTTTCCAGGATGGCGCTCACGTCCTCGGGGGCAAACTTGCCCTCGGCGGCGTAAACGCAGGTACCCACCATAGCCCGTACCATATTGTAGAGGAACCCGTTGGCACATACCCGGCACTCGATGAGATCGCCGGTGCGAGTGATGTTGAAGTAGTGGACGGTACGCACCGGGGACCTGACCTCCGTGCCCACAGCGCGGACGGCGGAAAAGTCGTGGGTGCCCACAAAGCAGTCCGCAGCGCGCTGCATGATGGATTCGTCCAGATGTTTGGGATAGAACCAGGCTCGGTTGACATAAAAAGCATTTCCCAGCCTGGAGTTATAGATGCGGTAGGTGTACTCCTTCCTGAGACAGGACCCAATGGCGTTGAAATGCTCCGGTACCTCGGTGGCCTTGACCACCACGATATCGTCGGGAAGACGGGTGTTCACCGCCAGAGGGATGCGGTCCGTAGGAATGGAGGAACGGGTGTGGAAATTGGCGATATACACCTCCGCATGGACGCCGGCGTCCGTGCGCCCCGCCCCGGTACACTTGACGGGGTGGCACACCACCGTGGAGAGGGCCTTTTCCAGCGTCTCGGCCACGGAGACGGCGTTCTTCTGCACCTGCCAGCCGTGGTAGGCGGTGCCCACGTACATCAATTTCAGGGCAATATTTCTCTCCTGCATGGCGCCTCCCGTCAAAAAAGCGTCGTGCGGCGCAGCAGGATGACGACGGCCACCAGGACGGCGCTCCCCACCAGGGTGAGATAATCCCGCGCCTCGAACTTGAGTTGACGCAGGCGGGTGCGGCCCTCGCCGCCGTGGTAGCAGCGGCACTCCATGGCCACGGCCAGTTCGTCGGCCCGCCGGAAGGCAGAGATAAAGAGGGGGACCAGCAGGGGGACCAGGGCTTTGGCCTTCTGGAGGAGGTCTCCGGTGTCGAAGTCGGCGCCCCGCGCCTTTTGGGCGGACATGATCTTGTCGGTCTCCTCGATCAAGGTGGGGATGAACCGGAGGGCGATGGACATCATCATACTCAGCTCATGGACGGGGACCCGAACCTTTTTGAGGGGGCCCAGCAGCTTTTCCAGGCCGTCGGTGAGCATGATGGGAGAGGTAGTATAGGTGAGCAGGAAGGTGCAGGTGATGAGAAGGGTGATGCGCAGGATCATGAAGAAAGCGGCCCACAGACCCTCCACGGTGATCTTCAGAAACTTCCACTGCCAAATGGGGTCGCCGGGAGTGTAGAAGATATTGAGGATGGCGGTGAGCACGATGATGAAAAGGATCGGCTTCATGCCACGCAGAATGGTCTTGAGATGCACTTTGGAGACGGCGATGGCGCAGGCCAGTACCGCCAGAAGGAGCCCATAGGCCAGAAGTCCCTTGGCGGTGAAGAGGGCCACGATATAGAGCACCACGAAGAGCAGCTTGGTCCTGGGGTCCAGCTTGTGGATGACGGTGGAGCCAGGAAAGTATTGGCCCAGTGTAATGTCCTTCAGCGCCATTACCTCGCCCCCTTTCGGGCCAGGCAGTCGCGAACGGCGGCCTTGGCCTGCTCGATGGTATAGACGGAGGGATCGACGTCTACGCCCATGGCCTTGAGCCGGTGGAAGACCCGGGTCACCTGGGGAACGCCCAGACCCATCGCTTCCAGCTCATCCCCGTGAGCAAAGACCTCTCTGGGCGGGCCGGAGAAGGGGATACGCCCGCCGCTGACCACGACCAGGCGGTCCACAGTGCGGGCCACCTCCTCCATGGAGTGGGAGACCAGGATAATGGTGGCGTTTTTGGCCCTGTGATAGTCGCGGATGTTGCCCAGAATGGATTCCACGCCCACAGGGTCCAGACCGGCGGTGGGCTCGTCCAGCACCAAAACGGCGGGCTCCATGGCGATGACGCCGGCAATGGCGACCCGGCGCTTCTGGCCGCCGGAGAGCTCGAAGGGGGACTTTTCCAGCACCGGGTCGGCAAGCCCCACAAAGGCTGCGGCGTCCCGGACCCGACGGTCAATCTCCGCCTCGTCAAGCCCCATGTTGCGGGGGCCGAAGGAGATATCCTTGTAAACCGTCTCCTCAAAGAGCTGGTACTCCGGATACTGAAAGACCAAGCCTACCTGAAAGCGGGTCTGGCGGGTGCGCTCCTTGGTCTCCCAGATGTCGCGCCCTTCGAAGAGGACCCGGCCCGAGGTGGGCTTCAGCAGGGCGTTCAAATGCTGGATCAGAGTGGACTTGCCGGAACCCGTCCGGCCGATGATGCCGAGATATTCCCCGCGGTAGGCGGTGAAGTCCACATCCACCAGGGCGCCGTGCTCGAAAGGGGTGCCGGCGGAGTAGATGTGGCTGAGCTTTTCCGTCTGAATGATCGCTTCCAAAGGAAATCAGTCCTAACGTTATAGTGGTGCACGCCCGGATATGGGTCGCGCCCTAGAACGAGAAAATGCGCAGTGGTTACGGTTGTTCCAATTGATTCACGCATTCACGCAGAGAGGAGATTTGGGCTTCCAAGAGGCGGACACGCCGCCAAAGAGCGGCGATAAGCCCGCCGACAGCGGTGAGAATCAGGCTGAAGAATATCCTGGCGCCTAGGGAGAGATAGAGTTCAAAGGTGTAGCCGCAAATGGTAAATACAAATATAAATGTTAGAAAAAGGATAATACAGATTCCGGCCAGCGGGTGAAAGCTTGGGTCGCTCAGCATGGGGGATTCGCTCCTTCCTTCTCCAGAAGGCGATATAGCGCCTGGGCACACTCTTCGTCGGAGAGGGCGTCCAGGGGCAGCGCCAGCCCCTCCTGCCGGAGTTCATAGCACAGCTCCACCGTCTCGGGGACGGTGAGCCCCACGGCCTTAAGGCCCTCCACGTCGGCAAAGACCTCTTTGGGTGTGCCGTCCGCCACCACATGGCCGCCGGCCATGACCACCAGGCGGTCCGCCTGGGCGGCCTCGTCCATATGGTGGGTGATGAGGACCACCGTGACGCCGGCCCTCCGGTTGAGCTGCTTGACGGTATCCATGACCTCTTTGCGGCCCACGGGGTCCAGCATGGCGGTGGGCTCGTCCAGCACGATGCAGCGGGGGCGCATGGCGATGACGCCGGCAATGGCGACCCGCTGCTTTTGGCCGCCGGAGAGCAGATGGGGGGCATGCTCCCGAAATTCATACATACCCACCGCCTTCAGCGCGTCGTCCACGCGCCGGCGGATCTCGGCGGGGGGGATGCCGAGGTTTTCGGGGGCGAAAGCCACGTCCTCCTCCACCACGTTGGCGACGATCTGGTTATCCGGGTTTTGAAAGACCATACCCACCGTGCGGCGGATATCCAGCAGCAGATTGTCGTCGGCGGTATCCATGCCGCTGACAAATACCTTGCCGCCGGACGGCAGCAAAATGGCGTTCATATGCTTGGCCAATGTGGACTTGCCGGAGCCGTTATGCCCCAGCACGGCGACAAAGGACCCCTCCTCGATCTCCAGATTCACGCCGTCCAGCACCACGGGGGAGACGCCTTCGGCAGTGGTGTAGGAGAAGTGAAGGTCCTGTGTTTGAATGATACTGCCCATAAAAAGACTCCTTTGATGGAATGGGGACCTGCCGGATATGCAGCCTAGCGGTCGGCCACCCAGCGCCCGGTGGCCCCGGCTGGAAGGACCAGGCCGCTGTCGGTAACGGGGAGCCCCAGCTCACCGCTGTCGGTATGGCCGCCGTGGCGCTTTGTGACCACCGTTTCCAAAATATAGGTGAGCACCGACGGAGCAAGCCCTGTGGTGTAGGAGTTGATCAGAAAGAAAAGGGGCTCTTTGGAGAGTACGCCCGCCACCAACTCCACAAAGGGATAGAGGTTGTCCTCCAGCTTCCAGACCTCGCCGGAAGGGCCGCGCCCATAGGAGGGGGGGTCCATGATGACGGCATCGTACCGTCGGCCCCGTCGAATCTCACGCTCTACAAACTTGCCGCAGTCGTCGATGATCCAGCGGATGGGCGCGCCCTCCAAGCCGGAAAGCTTGGCGTTCTCACGGGCCCAGCTCACCATGCCCTTGGCGGCGTCCACATGGCACACCGAGGCCCCCGCGGCCGCGCAGGCCACGGTGGCTCCGCCGGTATAGGCAAAAAGATTGAGCACGGAGATGGGGCGGTTTGCCTTGCGGATGCGCTCCATGCAGAAATCCCAGTTGGCGGCCTGCTCAGGGAAAAGGCCGGTGTGCTTGAAGTTCATGGGTTTGACCTGAAAGGTGAGGTCCCGATAAGCGATCTTCCACTGCTGGGGCACATCCTTCTTTTCCCACTGGCCGCCTCCGGTGGAGGAACGGGCATATCGGGCGTCGGGACGGCGCCACAGCGGGTCCTCTCTGGCAGTGTCCCAGATGGCCTGGGGATCGGGCCGCACCAGGATGCAGTCTCCCCATCGCTCCAGCTTTTCCCCTCTGCCGCAGTCGATGAGCTCATAGTCGCGCCATTTATCCGAGACCCACATACCTCTGGTCCTCCCTGTTTCCATGCAAATCGCTTGATTATATCATAAAAAAAGGAGGGGGTCAATTCTTACCGCAACGAGGAAATCCCGCAGAAAACATTGAGTTGGGGCGGGAAATGTGGTAAAATAGCAAAATCAGAAGAAACGGGAGGTAACGTCCTATGAATCCAGCCGAAAACTCCTTTCGGACCGCCGTTGTGGGCGGGTTTAACCGTCAGGACGTCCTGAACTATATCGAGTCCAGCGCAAGGGAGTCCAAGGAACGGGTCGCCGCGCTGCAAAAAGAGGCGGAGGAGGCCAAACAGGCCGGAGAGGCTGCCCGCAGAGAGGCCGATGCCGCCAAGGGGCGCGAGGATGTGCTGAAGCGGGACCTGGAGCGGCTGCAGAAGGCGGAGGCAGAAAAGAGCGCCTCTCTGGAGAGCGCCCAGTCCGATCTGGAGCAGGTGCGCCGGGAATTGGCGGAGCTGCGGGAAGCACTGGGTGCCCTTAAGGACAAGGCGGCCCGGTGGGAGAGCGGCGCGAAGGCCTATGCGGAGCTCAAGGACCGCACCGCCACCATTGAGCTGGAGGCCCACCAGAGGGCCAGGGCCATTGAGAGCCAGGCCGAGGAAAAGGCGAAAAAGGTCCGTACGGCGGCGGAACAGATCCTGTATAAAGTGCAGGCGGGCTACGGACGCCTGCGGGGAGATGTGGATGCCACCATTACCCATGCCTCCGGCGAGATGGACCGGGTGGACAGGGCGCTGGAGCAGGTGCGCGCCGAGTTTGCTGAGCACGACGCGGCACTGGAGCGTCTCCTCCAGTCCTGCCGGGAGTGTACCGGCTGTAAGGCGCCGGAGCCCCTTCCTCTGGATGACAAGTAGCGCTGAAAGGGCGGGCCGAAAAACGGCCCGCCCTTTTCATAGACCGCCGGCGGTTATTTTTTCGCAAAACGGTACAAACTGACCCAAATGAGATTTGGGAGGTTTTTCTATGGACGAGACCAGACAGAGGCAGGAGACCGGGGGAGAGGACGCCGAGGAGCGGGACAGCCGGCAGCAGCAGATCGTGGATATGGGCTCCGCCACCATCAAAACGGAAAAGGGGACCATCCACACGCTCACCATTGTGGGACAGATCGAGGGGCACCAGATCCTGCCCCCCACCAGCAAATCCACAAAATATGAACATGTTATGCCCTTGCTGGCCTCGGTGGAGGAGAGCGACGAGGTGGACGGACTGCTTATCCTGCTCAACACGGTAGGGGGAGACATTGAGGCGGGGCTTGCCATTTCAGAACTCATCTCCAGCATGCGGAAGCCCACGGTCTCCCTGGTCCTGGGCGGCGGGCATTCCATCGGGGTGCCCCTGGCGGTGTCGGCCAAGGTCTCCTTCATTGCGCCATCCGCGGCCATGACCATCCACCCGGTCCGCCTGTCCGGGACGGTCATCGGTGTCAGCCAGACCTTTAACTATTTCGAACGGATCCAGGACAGGATCATTACGTTTGTCACCCGTAATAGCCGCGTGAAGCGGGAGGACTTTACGAAGCTGATGCTCCAGACGGGGGAACTGGCGGCCGACATAGGCAGCGTGATCTATGGAGAGCAGGCGGTGCAGTTGGGTCTCATCGACCGCATCGGCGGCCTTGCCGACGCGCTGGAGTGCCTGCACGGCATGATCGAAGAGGAGCGGCGGGAAAAGCAGACGCCTCTGGGGTCTGGCAAAAGCCGCGTGTGAGCCCGGCGCGCGGCAGCGCAGGCAGGACACGCGAGCTCCTTCGGATGGTCAGGCAGGCGGGGCCTCCCAATCGTGTGGGAGCTCCGCATAAAATGCTGGAAATGTTTTGCCCCGTGTGGTAATATACTTTTGTATGCCCATCGGACATGTCCGGCGGGACTTTATTTACCTAGGGGGAACCGTTGTGAGTTACCTGTTTTCCGTTGCCATGGGCTTTCTTCAGGGCGTGGCGGAGTTCTTGCCCATTTCCAGCTCCGGCCACCTGGCCCTGTTCCAGTATTTTTTCGGCGGACAGAATCCGGAGGAGACCGACCTCCTCTTTACGGTGCTGCTCCATTTTGGAACACTGGTGGCCGTATGCGTCTACTACTGGCAGGATGTTGTGGATATGATCCGGGAGTTTTTCCTGGGAATCGGATCTCTGTTTTCCCAAAAGGGCGGCAGGGCCGCGCCGCCCCCGCCGGCCCGTCGTCTGGTGCTGATGATCGTTGTGGCGACCCTGCCCTTGTTCGCGGTCCTGCCCGTGAAAAGCAAGGTGGAGGCTGCTTTTACCAACGTGATTTTCGTCTCCGTCGCCCTCATAGCCACCGGCTTTCTTCTGTTTTTTTCCGATCGGGTCGCACAGGGCCGAAAGACAGCCAGAACTGCGACTATAAAAGACGCGCTCTTGGTGGGCTGTGCGCAGGCGGTGGGAACTCTGCCGGGCATCTCTCGGGCCGGCTCCACCATCTCAGCCGGGATGCTCTGCGGCTTTGAGCGCAGCTTCGCCGTCCGCTTTTCCTTCCTGATGTCTCTGCCCGCCGTGTTCGGCGCCAATCTGCTGGAGCTCATCGACGTGGCAAAGGAGGGCGGCTTTCAGATGGAGCTGCTGCCCATGTACCTGGTGGGCATGGCGGTCTCCGGCGTGGTGGGATACTTTGCGATCCGGCTGGTAAACCTGCTGGCGGACAAAGGTAAATTCGGAAAATTCGCCTATTATTGCTGGGCGGTGGGCCTGATCTCCCTGGTTGCCAGCTTTTTTGTAAAATAAAGATGAAATCACAGCGCGGCCACGGCAGATCCGCGGCCGCCGGCCCCTGAAAGGATGATTCCATGGCCTCTACACAAAAGAAGAACACAGGAGGGAAGCGCGCTGCCTCCTCTTCCGGAAAGCGGACAAGCGGCGCCACGGCCCGGAAGGGGAGCGGGGGCCGCCGGTCGTCGGCTGCGCCTCAGCCCAAGCCCATCCGCCGGGAGGTGGGGGCAGTGGTCTGTCTGCTGCTGGCCTTCTTTGCCGCCTTCGGTTATTTCAACATCAAGGCCCTCTTCATTGACCTCTTTTGCAGCCTGCTCAAGGGACTCTTCGGTTACGGCTTCTGGCTGGTGCCGCCCATGCTGGCGGTGGCCAGTTACATATTGGCCTTCCATCGGGGGCGGCCCGTACGGCTGCGGCTGTGGTGCGCCCTTCTGACCCCGCTGGTCATGGGCGCGATTCTGCACCTCTTCCTCTACAAGGGGGAATTCGCCATGGGTCTGGAGGGGATACAGGGACTTTGGACCCAAGGGCTGGAGGTCAAGTGCGGCGGTGTGGTGAGCGGTCTCATTGCCGAGACGCTGGTGCTGGTATTCAGCAGAGTTGGCGGCGGCGTCATTCTCATTTTGGGACAATGCCTGATGTTCCTGGGAGCCTTTCACCTGTCGGTGGTGGACATCGTGGATGCGTTCCGGAACCGCCCCCGTCCTGTGTACGAATACGAAGAGGAAGAGGAGACGCCTGAGCCGAAGCCGGCGCGGCGAAAGCCGGTTCCGGTGGAGGAGCGGCGACGCGCCGCCATTGATATCCCGGTGGATGACGGACCGGTCCCCCCGCCTGAGCGACACCCTGAACGCCCCTTCACACCCCAAAAAGAGCGGTTTTTCAATCGGAAAGCCGGCGTGCTGCCGCCCGACCAGGTGCTGACCGGCGGAAAGCCCATGGATGCGAAAGCACCTGAGGCGGCACCCGAGACGCAGTCCCCCGCGTCCGAGGAGGCAGGGATTGAGGTGCAGCCGATCCCTGTGCCGGAACCCGCAGCCGCTGAGCCCCCAGCGCCTGTTCAGGCCGAACCGGAGGTCCCCCCGATGCCGGAGATCGAGCGGGAACCGGCCGTAGAGAAGGTGACGCCCAAGGAGGCGCGGGCGGCGGCGGCCGAGGTGAGCCGGGACATTGAAAAAGGCATGGTGGAGGCTGTGCCTGCGGCCTACCAGTATCCGCCGGTCTCTCTGCTGACGGAGGGCGGCGGCGAGGTGGGGACCAGCGCGCAGAATGAGCTGAAAATGAACCAGGAGCGGCTGTCCGATACGATCCGCTCTTTCGGCATCGAGGCGAGGATTTCAGACGTGACCCGCGGCCCCTCGGTCACCCGGTACGAGGTGGAGCTGGATCAGGGCGTCCGGCTCAACAAGCTCACCAACCTTGCCGACGACATTGCCCTGGCGCTGGGGGCCACCGGCGTGCGCATCGCCCCCATCCCGGACAAGATCGCGACGGTGGGCATCGAGGTGCCCAACAAGTTGGTCTCTCCCGTCCATATCCATGAGGTCATCGACTCCAAGGCATTCCGGGATCACGCCTCCAAGGTGGCCTTTGCCGTGGGCAAGGACATCGGCGGAAACTGCATCGTAGGCAATATCGCAAAGCTGCCGCATCTGCTGATTGCCGGTACCACCGGCTCCGGTAAGTCGGTGTGTACCAACTCCCTGATCATTTCACTCCTCTACAAGGCTACGCCGGAGGAGGTCCGCCTGATCATGGTGGACCCCAAGATGGTGGAGCTCGGTATTTACAACGGGATTCCGCACCTGCTGATTCCCGTGGTCACCGATCCCAAGAAGGCGGCGGGCGCCCTGCAATGGGCGGTCAGCGAGATGATGAAGCGGTACCGGGCCTTTTCCGAGGTGGGTGTCCGGGATCTGGCGTCCTATAATGTCCATGCAGCCAAGACCGAGGGGATGGAAAAGATGCCCCAGGTGGTGGTGGTCATCGACGAGCTGGCTGACCTGATGCTGGTGGCCGCCAAGGAGGTGGAGGAATCCATCTGCCGGGTGGCCCAGATGGGCCGTGCCGCCGGAATGCACCTCATCATCGCCACCCAGCGGCCCTCCGCCGATGTCATCACCGGCCTGATGAAGGCGAACATTCCCAGCCGGATCGCCTTTGCCGTGGCCTCTGCGCTGGAGTCCCGCATCATTCTGGATACCACGGGGGCGGAAAAGCTGGTGGGCCGCGGCGATATGCTCTATTTCCCGCTGGGTTCCGGAAAGCCTCTCCGTGTCCAGGGCTGTCTCATTTCCGATGAGGAGGTGGCGTCCGTGGTGGAGTTCATCAAGAGGCAATCCACTGCCGAGTATGACGAAGAGGTCATTCACGAGATCGAGCAGCACGCCGCCGAAAAGGACAAGCAGGGCAAGGGGGTGGGAGGCTCGGCCCCCGAAGAGGTGGGAAACGACTACGATGAGCTCCTTCCCGCCGCCATTGAGGTGGTGGTAGAGACGGGGCAGGCATCGGTCTCCATGCTCCAGCGCCGCCTGAAGCTGGGCTACTCCCGCGCCGCCCGGCTGGTGGATCAGATGGAGGAGAAGGGGATCGTAGGCCCCTTTGAGGGCTCCAAGCCGCGGCAGTTGCTCATTACCAAGGAGCAATGGCAGGAGATGCAGTTCAAGCAGGGGCTGGTGGACGCCGCTCCGGAGCCCGTACCGGATGAACTGGAGTTCGAGGGGGATGCGGTGCCCCAGAGCCGGGAACTGCCTCCCTTTGATTTGGAGGATTGAGAAATGGAAGAGAGGATCGTGCCCGCCAGTGAAGCGGACGCAGAGGTGGTCCACACCGGCCTCAGAGCCTATAACGCGGGCTTCTGCGGCGATGTTCAGGACCTCTCCTTTGCTATTCGGGACGATAAGGGGACCTGTATCGCGGGGACCGATACGTTTCGGATCGGAGAACTGATTATGGTGGATGTCCTCTGGGTGGCGGAGAGCCGCCGGGGCCAGGGGTTGGGGCAGCGGCTCCTCTCCCACGTGGAGGAGGAGGGCCGACGACAGGGGGCCAGGCGGGTAGAGCTCAACACCTTCGGATTCCAGGCGCCCGGGTTTTATGAAAAGATGGGCTATCGGCTGATCGGAAAGGTAGAACCCAGCGTCCGGGCTTATGGGCATTACTACTACGAAAAAGACCTATAAAGAGGAGGGCCTGCCGCAAGCTGCGGCAGGCCCTCCTCTTTTATATGACCAACGTGCCGCTCTCGTCTTCCAGAAGGATCAATATCTTCTCCTCTTGGCCG contains:
- a CDS encoding undecaprenyl-diphosphate phosphatase: MSYLFSVAMGFLQGVAEFLPISSSGHLALFQYFFGGQNPEETDLLFTVLLHFGTLVAVCVYYWQDVVDMIREFFLGIGSLFSQKGGRAAPPPPARRLVLMIVVATLPLFAVLPVKSKVEAAFTNVIFVSVALIATGFLLFFSDRVAQGRKTARTATIKDALLVGCAQAVGTLPGISRAGSTISAGMLCGFERSFAVRFSFLMSLPAVFGANLLELIDVAKEGGFQMELLPMYLVGMAVSGVVGYFAIRLVNLLADKGKFGKFAYYCWAVGLISLVASFFVK
- a CDS encoding energy-coupling factor transporter transmembrane component T family protein, with protein sequence MALKDITLGQYFPGSTVIHKLDPRTKLLFVVLYIVALFTAKGLLAYGLLLAVLACAIAVSKVHLKTILRGMKPILFIIVLTAILNIFYTPGDPIWQWKFLKITVEGLWAAFFMILRITLLITCTFLLTYTTSPIMLTDGLEKLLGPLKKVRVPVHELSMMMSIALRFIPTLIEETDKIMSAQKARGADFDTGDLLQKAKALVPLLVPLFISAFRRADELAVAMECRCYHGGEGRTRLRQLKFEARDYLTLVGSAVLVAVVILLRRTTLF
- a CDS encoding energy-coupling factor transporter ATPase → MGSIIQTQDLHFSYTTAEGVSPVVLDGVNLEIEEGSFVAVLGHNGSGKSTLAKHMNAILLPSGGKVFVSGMDTADDNLLLDIRRTVGMVFQNPDNQIVANVVEEDVAFAPENLGIPPAEIRRRVDDALKAVGMYEFREHAPHLLSGGQKQRVAIAGVIAMRPRCIVLDEPTAMLDPVGRKEVMDTVKQLNRRAGVTVVLITHHMDEAAQADRLVVMAGGHVVADGTPKEVFADVEGLKAVGLTVPETVELCYELRQEGLALPLDALSDEECAQALYRLLEKEGANPPC
- the truA gene encoding tRNA pseudouridine(38-40) synthase TruA; translation: MQERNIALKLMYVGTAYHGWQVQKNAVSVAETLEKALSTVVCHPVKCTGAGRTDAGVHAEVYIANFHTRSSIPTDRIPLAVNTRLPDDIVVVKATEVPEHFNAIGSCLRKEYTYRIYNSRLGNAFYVNRAWFYPKHLDESIMQRAADCFVGTHDFSAVRAVGTEVRSPVRTVHYFNITRTGDLIECRVCANGFLYNMVRAMVGTCVYAAEGKFAPEDVSAILESRNRTAAGPTVPPGGLYMTQLWYDEDVL
- a CDS encoding class I SAM-dependent methyltransferase, whose amino-acid sequence is MWVSDKWRDYELIDCGRGEKLERWGDCILVRPDPQAIWDTAREDPLWRRPDARYARSSTGGGQWEKKDVPQQWKIAYRDLTFQVKPMNFKHTGLFPEQAANWDFCMERIRKANRPISVLNLFAYTGGATVACAAAGASVCHVDAAKGMVSWARENAKLSGLEGAPIRWIIDDCGKFVEREIRRGRRYDAVIMDPPSYGRGPSGEVWKLEDNLYPFVELVAGVLSKEPLFFLINSYTTGLAPSVLTYILETVVTKRHGGHTDSGELGLPVTDSGLVLPAGATGRWVADR
- a CDS encoding ClpP family protease, whose product is MDETRQRQETGGEDAEERDSRQQQIVDMGSATIKTEKGTIHTLTIVGQIEGHQILPPTSKSTKYEHVMPLLASVEESDEVDGLLILLNTVGGDIEAGLAISELISSMRKPTVSLVLGGGHSIGVPLAVSAKVSFIAPSAAMTIHPVRLSGTVIGVSQTFNYFERIQDRIITFVTRNSRVKREDFTKLMLQTGELAADIGSVIYGEQAVQLGLIDRIGGLADALECLHGMIEEERREKQTPLGSGKSRV
- a CDS encoding DUF5711 family protein, which translates into the protein MEELKPVPPAPKKKPNIFVRLLAFLVTLALLLGAVAAVVYRDRLNFDSIRRWFVYRSLEKSDSGQTESFQYDSAGKGGYSQVGDDLLVWSTAGVRLYSSGGVEYLNESLTLNRPVADTCGSAALIYDAGGNVLHTYEDRSTSFVLNTEQGHEILSARMGPGGSFAVTTRESGYKGVVTVYSSGGHPVVGIRISTRFVTDGLLSDDGKTVAVLTVGQNEDVFESGLDLYALDGDVPFASYSLGNNAILDLRADGSAFWALGESSLSVARADGSAAVHYDYAGRYLKDYALDGDGFSALLLGKYRAGSGAALVTVGADGQELASLDLEDQVLDLDASGRYVAVLTAAGLTLYTKDLQLYDALENTMGARSVVLRSDGTAFLVGGETARLYIPG
- a CDS encoding CvpA family protein, producing MTTTAILFDVVILLILAGFALHGASRGLLLSLCGLVAVLVAFIGGNFLADLLAPKVADYLEPKFASAIESRLEEQMQAALPSSDGALPEASVDVPLADILDILKDMGLYQSAVDAIDKAVEQGMTDVAASTAAAVAASIAETVAYMILFVAGFVIVLVAWTVFSHALDLVARLPGLHFLNKTGGALLGLVKGCAILFLCAWVIRYLGHIIPEETVEQTTLLKFFLTTNPVALILGARAA
- a CDS encoding energy-coupling factor transporter ATPase gives rise to the protein MEAIIQTEKLSHIYSAGTPFEHGALVDVDFTAYRGEYLGIIGRTGSGKSTLIQHLNALLKPTSGRVLFEGRDIWETKERTRQTRFQVGLVFQYPEYQLFEETVYKDISFGPRNMGLDEAEIDRRVRDAAAFVGLADPVLEKSPFELSGGQKRRVAIAGVIAMEPAVLVLDEPTAGLDPVGVESILGNIRDYHRAKNATIILVSHSMEEVARTVDRLVVVSGGRIPFSGPPREVFAHGDELEAMGLGVPQVTRVFHRLKAMGVDVDPSVYTIEQAKAAVRDCLARKGAR